A region of Panthera uncia isolate 11264 chromosome D4, Puncia_PCG_1.0, whole genome shotgun sequence DNA encodes the following proteins:
- the LOC125924359 gene encoding beta-lactoglobulin-2-like → MKCLLLALGLALVCGLQAATVPPAMEDLDIRQVAGMWHSVAMAASDISLLDSETAPLRVYVQELRPTPGDNLEIILRKWENHACIEGNIMAQKTEDPAVFTVDYQGERKISVLDTDYTHYMFFCMEVPAPGTENGMMCQYLGA, encoded by the exons ATGAAGTGTCTCCTGCTCGCCCTGGGCCTGGCCCTCGTGTGTGGCCTCCAGGCCGCTACCGTCCCCCCCGCCATGGAGGACCTGGATATAAGACAG gtggcTGGGATGTGGCACTCCGTGGCCATGGCGGCCAGCGACATCTCCCTCCTGGACTCGGAGACCGCCCCTCTGAGAGTGTACGTCCAGGAGCTGAGACCCACGCCCGGGGACAACCTGGAGATCATTCTGCGCAAATG GGAAAACCACGCATGCATCGAGGGGAACATCATGGCCCAGAAGACCGAGGACCCAGCCGTGTTCACGGTCGACT ACCAGGGGGAAAGAAAGATCTCCGTGCTGGACACTGACTACACCCACTACATGTTTTTCTGCATGGAGGTCCCAGCGCCCGGCACAGAGAACGGCATGATGTGCCAGTACCTGGGTGCGTAG